One region of Salvia miltiorrhiza cultivar Shanhuang (shh) chromosome 3, IMPLAD_Smil_shh, whole genome shotgun sequence genomic DNA includes:
- the LOC131018601 gene encoding uncharacterized protein LOC131018601 — MDKNPNLSSLIKSLIQHFGSPESAAKHLSALPQMAESTDKPSSSQTPVEVPGGIFPPAPSPKGSPKRSTTESSVGADVDPVSLQMIETPINPEPISTVPPLESVHSKMAPGSSAKGDKNLTKGKTSVHATSKKSTEHPAFGVTQHQTPLPTQSEESIPSSKEESAHASEDTSMERIGEIVKEALLDLASQPGSDVDKASIVAEEECAAGDIPTSMDVDDSEKIPDVGQDVDPEESTNVIDVDTFVPDK; from the coding sequence ATGGACAAAAATCCTAATCTTTCCTCTCTCATCAAGAGTCTGATCCAACACTTTGGATCACCGGAAAGTGCAGCCAAACATCTCTCCGCCCTCCCTCAGATGGCCGAATCAACCGACAAACCCTCGTCTTCTCAAACTCCGGTGGAAGTCCCAGGAGGAATTTTTCCTCCAGCTCCTTCTCCAAAGGGCTCTCCGAAGAGAAGTACCACTGAATCGTCTGTGGGAGCTGATGTTGATCCCGTCTCCTTGCAAATGATAGAAACTCCCATCAACCCTGAGCCGATCTCCACTGTTCCTCCTCTTGAGAGTGTTCATTCAAAAATGGCGCCTGGTTCCTCTGCGAAAGGTGACAAAAACCTCACGAAGGGGAAAACTTCTGTTCATGCGACCTCGAAAAAATCCACAGAACATCCAGCTTTTGGTGTTACTCAACATCAAACTCCTCTTCCTACTCAAAGCGAAGAGTCAATTCCGTCTTCAAAAGAGGAATCAGCGCATGCTTCTGAAGATACCTCTATGGAGAGAATTGGGGAAATTGTCAAAGAGGCCCTGCTTGATCTTGCTTCACAACCGGGGTCAGATGTTGATAAAGCTTCTATTGTTGCTGAAGAAGAATGTGCTGCTGGTGATATACCCACATCCATGGATGTTGATGACTCTGAAAAGATTCCTGATGTTGGTCAGGATGTTGATCCAGAAGAAAGCACAAATGTGATTGATGTTGACACCTTTGTTCCTGACAagtga
- the LOC131018603 gene encoding uncharacterized protein LOC131018603 has protein sequence MAENPEGQNDNANKTLRDMMFPNNLNLRPSTIVLSEITGNWELKHTLIQILPKYSDMPGEDPQRHLQDFEMACGTVRTASQALGEYIRLLTFPFSLLEGAREWLYDLPEGSIRTWQELQSKFLEKYFPAARIQNLRTRISNIKMGSGEVLYEYWGRFKQMLAKCPQHQIPDHDLIRYFVGGLPMQDRQWLHAAYGGSILNKSAAEAFKLIADMEEKSRDEEGTIVRTTPVPAPSAQDEKLDKLCNMFEKFMTNQGTPNQEIPNIRKPVKACQLCMANSHATDECPQLFEDEELNAIGQQPGGNNGGQNQKPFEPYRQQYNNQGWRQHENLRYGNNNFLGPN, from the coding sequence atggcagaaAATCCGGAAGGGCAGAATGACAACGCCAACAAGACTCTCCGAGACATGATGTTTCCGAACAACTTGAACCTCCGGCCATCAACCATAGTACTGTCGgagatcactggaaattgggagCTGAAGCATACTCTTATCCAgattttgcccaagtacagtgatatgcccggagagGACCCTCAAAGACATCTCCAAGACTTTGAGATGGCATGTGGAACGGTGCGCACCGCTAGTCAAGCCCTTGGCGAATACATCCGACTCCTtacttttccgttctctctgttagaaggagcgagggagtggttgtaTGATTTGCCCGAAGGAAGCATTCGGACCTGGCAGGAGTTGCAGAGCAAGTTTTTGGAAAAGTACTTCCCAGCTGCCCGGATCCAAAATCTGAGGACTCGAATAAGCAACATAAAGATGGGATCGGGAGAAGTTCTATATGAGTACTGGGGAAGGTTCAAGCAGATGctggccaaatgcccacaacaccaaATACCGGATCATGATCTTATTCGGTATTTCGTGGGAGGACTCCCAATGCAAGATAGGCAATGGTTACACGCTGCATATGGAGGATCGATCTTAAACAAATCTGCAGCGGAAGCTTTCAAGCTCATAGCCGACATGGAAGAGAAATCGAGAGATGAGGAAGGGACTATAGTCAGAACTACTCCGGTGCCGGctccttctgcccaagacgaAAAGTTGGACAAGCTTTGCAACATGTTCGAGAAATTTATGACAAACCAAGGAACACCCAATCAAGAGATTCCCAACATTCGGAAGCCTGTGAAGGCATGccagctttgcatggcaaaTTCACATGCAACCGACgaatgtccacaacttttcgAAGATGAAGAGCTTAATGCTATTGGGCAACAGCCAGGAGGAAACAACGGAGGGCAAAACCAGAAACCTTTTGAGCCCTACAGGCAGCAGTACAACAATCAAGGATGGAGGCAACATGAGAACCTCAGGTACGGCAACAACAATTTTTTGGGGCCAAACTAA
- the LOC131018602 gene encoding uncharacterized protein LOC131018602, with amino-acid sequence MDLSSVSARPPTLDSGGKNYNLWKTRMKIYIKSIHERAWVAVLDGWTPPRTTDENGVTSLTPESKWSADERLISNHNSRALNAIFISVDVPAFRMISNCTEARDAWLILQEQCEGSASVRATKMRMLTTKFEILRMRDDETISAYYEKLCEISNEAVGLGKPISNERLVSKLLRSLPERYNMKISSIEETADVANMRVGDLVSKLLTFEMNLEQQKAGHVSKSVAFRVEKIPENSEISNLSECTDVDPEEEDDVNLAMLVKNINNMLKSFKKGKSKNGFRKPSGCLLDLHPTSPMGCQGMGHYANECPTVARKRHSGLTATLSDDSDSEEEKVLLMATVDEEDLQEEDMIGALEDLDDEMIYSDSFSESETLSVDDNISRSDCDVELIDVSDNMNVDVDVANTDVNISSENDQFDVIFNNDVFDMDTDVQELDGMKIPTNTTNWYEMNILDDFNSSIPDFCCVAALEEQESDPLKEMENFKDLYEVVDSQCRELRNDICMLVDENQNLKEQITRLERMLSQRDVELEILRGKVCDSERMFKRFNKGTSCLNEVLSQGQHCNFGIGFCAEEQRKQHHNSTVFVKERNVSVNVDNIKDPHKKSKKKKSYVCHYCSAPGHVKPHCVKYISDCAVKSATQMYDCYQKNVSNIGRFDFSRLLDKREQNETCNTVVYTSLNANISENWYFDSGCSRHMTGTKALLSDFVPTSGGKVTFGGGAKGTIPGKGVLNVTDFPKLKDVDEEIHEVFFNNFSLILHNHEGPFGK; translated from the exons ATGGATTTGTCAAGTGTGTCGGCTCGACCTCCTACTCTTGATAGTGGTGGGAAGAACTACAACTTGTGGAAAACTAGGATGAAAATCTATATCAAATCTATTCATGAACGTGCCTGGGTGGCTGTGTTGGATGGATGGACCCCACCGCGTACCACTGATGAAAATGGAGTTACTTCTCTCACACCCGAGAGTAAATGGTCTGCTGATGAAAGACTTATTTCTAACCATAACTCCAGAGCCTTGAATGCTATCTTTATCTCTGTTGATGTTCCTGCATTTCGCATGATTTCTAATTGCACGGAAGCTCGAGATGCTTGGCTCATTTTGCAGGAACAATGTGAAGGTTCAGCTAGTGTTAGAGCAACAAAAATGCGAATGTTGACCACcaaatttgagattttgagaatgCGCGATGATGAGACTATCTCTGCATACTATGAAAAACTTTGTGAAATCTCAAATGAAGCTGTTGGACTTGGAAAACCTATTAGCAACGAAAGATTGGTCAGTAAGTTACTGAGATCTCTGCCTGAAAGGTATAACATGAAAAtctcttcaattgaagaaactGCTGATGTTGCTAATATGCGTGTTGGTGATCTGGTCAGTAAGTTGTTAACTTTTGAGATGAATCTCGAACAGCAGAAAGCTGGTCATGTGTCCAAAAGTGTGGCTTTTCGTGTTGAAAAGATTCCTGAAAACTCTGAAATTTCTAACTTGTCTGAGTGTACAGATGTTGATCCCGAGGAGGAAGATGATGTTAATCTTGCTATGTTGGTTAAAAATATTAACAACATGCTGAAATCCTTTAAGAAAGGAAAATCCAAAAATGGTTTTAGGAAACCTTCTGGATGTCTGCTGGATCTTCATCCAACATCACCAAT GGGCTGTCAAGGGATGGGTCACTATGCAAATGAGTGTCCCACAGTTGCAAGAAAAAGGCATTCTGGTCTTACTGCAACTCTTAGTGATGACTCAGATTCTGAGGAGGAAAAAGTTCTCCTTATGGCTACAGTTGATGAAGAGGATTTGCAGGAAGAAGACATGATTGGAGCTCTTGAAGATCTTGATGATGAAATGATTTATTCAGATAGCTTTTCTGAATCTGAAACTCTGAGTGTTGATGACAATATTTCCAGATCCGACTGTGATGTTGAACTGATTGATGTGTCTGACAATATGAATGTTGACGTTGATGTTGCCAACACTGATGTGAACATCTCTTCTGAAAATGATCAGTTTGATGTGATTTTTAACAATGATGTTTTTGACATGGATACTGATGTTCAGGAGCTTGATGGGATGAAGATCCCCACTAACACAACAAACTGGTATGAAATGAATATTCTTGATGATTTCAACTCTAGTATACCGGATTTTTGTTGTGTTGCAGCCTTGGAAGAACAGGAGAGTGATCCACTGAAAGAGATGGAGAATTTTAAAGATCTCTATGAGGTTGTTGATTCTCAATGTCGGGAGTTGAGAAATGACATATGTATGTTGGTTGATGAAAACCAAAATCTCAAAGAGCAAATTACAAGGCTTGAAAGGATGCTCTCACAACGTGATGTTGAACTGGAAATACTCCGAGGTAAAGTTTGTGATTCTGAAAGGATGTTTAAACGGTTCAACAAAGGGACCTCATGTTTAAATGAAGTTCTGTCTCAAGGTCAGCATTGTAATTTTGGTATTGGTTTCTGTGCTGAGGAGCAAAGAAAGCAACATCATAATTCTACTGTTTTTGTTAAAGAAAGAAATGTCAGTGTGAATGTTGACAACATTAAGGATCCTCataagaaaagcaaaaagaaaaaatcctaTGTTTGTCATTATTGTTCTGCTCCTGGACATGTCAAACCTCATTGTGTCAAATACATTAGTGATTGTGCTGTAAAATCTGCAACACAGATGTATGACTGTTACCAGAAGAATGTTAGTAACATTGGCAGATTTGACTTTAGCAGATTGTTGGATAAGAGAGAACAAAATGAAACCTGTAATACTGTTGTCTACACATCCTTGAATGCTAATATTTCTGAGAATTGGTACTTTGATAGTGGGTGTTCTAGACATATGACAGGAACAAAGGCTTTACTCTCTGATTTTGTTCCAACATCTGGAGGAAAAGTTACTTTTGGAGGAGGTGCGAAAGGAACAATTCCGGGGAAAGGAGTTCTCAATGTTACTGATTTTCCTAAATTAAAAGATgt agatgaggagatACATGAAGTTTTCTTTAATAACTTCTCACTGATTCTTCATAAccatgaaggtccttttgggaagtaa